One part of the Eptesicus fuscus isolate TK198812 chromosome 2, DD_ASM_mEF_20220401, whole genome shotgun sequence genome encodes these proteins:
- the ODAPH gene encoding odontogenesis associated phosphoprotein: protein MAHGLCLSCWLLACWLVVTVAEGQVGVVIPSRGSQNNVDPTDCQIFTLTPPPPTRKPVTRIQPITRTTKCPFHFFPIRRPSVQVRFPNRPFLPPRCNHRFQYRPYFWPNNRLSPYYNYFPRRRLRRGSSSEERRGKREAPNLLNQRRSMPQKRL, encoded by the exons ATGGCTCAcgggctctgcctctcctgctggctgTTGGCCTGCTGGTTGGTGGTAACGGTGGCAGAAG GACAAGTAGGGGTAGTCATCCCCTCCAGAGGCTCACAAAATAATGTGGATCCTACAGATTGCCAGATCTTTACActcacccctccacctcccacaaGAAAGCCGGTGACAAGGATCCAGCCCATCACAAGGACAACCAAGtgtcctttccatttttttccaatACGGAGGCCCAGCGTCCAAGTTAGGTTTCCAAACAGACCTTTCCTCCCACCGAGGTGCAACCACCGTTTTCAGTACCGTCCATATTTTTGGCCAAACAATCGTCTTAGTCCATATTATAACTATTTCCCCAGAAGAAGACTCCGGAGAGGAAGCTCAtctgaggaaagaagagggaagagagaagccCCAAACCTGCTCAATCAGAGGAGGTCAATGCCTCAGAAAAGACTATAA